A stretch of DNA from Carettochelys insculpta isolate YL-2023 chromosome 7, ASM3395843v1, whole genome shotgun sequence:
TAGAACTGTTACAGTAATTTATAGAACAGTAAAACTTAGAGGACCCTAGCTAATAGAATATTAGAAAAGGAAACTTTGTTCCTTTTTAAACTTCGAATTTGAACATTTTAGTTGTAGCCAGAAGAGGTTATGTGGATAGGTTGCATGTTTATTACATGTTATTTTTTGTCCTACTGCTTTTTTCTAACAGGTAAAGAAGCAATAGGGAGAGTTCAGGAATGGCTGTAGTTTTAGGGCTAACTGaatttataaaaaaagaaaaacaaatatgctCACAATACAGTGTGTGTGGTtccttttagtttttattttaaaggttAATAATAATTCCCTCATATAGCTGTGCTTCTTTTCACAGGGATGCACGGGTAGTTAAAGATATGGCAACTGGAAAATCAAAAGGCTATGGTTTTGTATCATTTTATAATAAACTGGTGAGTAACAGCGCTGCATGAATAATCTTTATGCAGACTAATATTTATACAAAACAATGGCAAAGAGACATCGACTTCAAGTcaactatattttaaaaacaaaaacagtgggagGTTTTATGTATTAAGCCTGCCAGAGTCATCCTGGCAACTTTTATAATTTTACAGATGGttttaccatttaaaaataagattgtCATTCCCCTTTTGCTATGAAACCTTTATTAAATATCTGTCTCCTTAAGGGAACCTATTTGATCATTCAGGGGAAAATACTGAAACTGACTAAACAAAGTACTGTCAAATGGTAAAAATACTGTAATCTCAAATTACAGTAGTAATGGGTAAAAACATTAGATAGAATAGACTTATTAGCTATCCTTTTCATAAGATAGATAAAAATCTTAATTGTTAGGTTTTTATTAATTACAGTGAATGTATACCCTCATTATTTGTAGCAAGAACGTGCTTTTTATAAAGAGTAATTTTAAGTAATACCACACACTAAATAGAATATCTGAAGTCATATTGTAAAATGGATTGCCCACACAGGACAGCTATGAGAAATAGAGCTATTTTTATGCAGATGAAGTATTGTATACGTACCTCCTCCATATTACCTTACCAAGCTGGTTCAGTGTATCAAAAGAGAGACAAATGTACAAATATTTCAGGGGCTCTAATATTTCAGAATTCTAACAAATATTATGTAGTGCATTGTTAATGGAAGATTCACgttgttttatttgtgcaatgTTGAAGTGAAGTTATGTGGCTTCATAGTTGAAGGAACTTCCTAGGATGAAAATAATATTAAGAAATCTTACCTGGATTATAGATgccttttttttattaaaactgaaaacatTGAAACTCTAGTTTACGTTTTACTGCTACATTTAGTCTAATACATATTCCTTAGCATGGACagcaaaaatacatattttgtttaaaatttcctGATGCTTCTGCACTATCATAAGGTAGTTTTGGTTTCCTGACCCATAGAGAAAATGCTTAGGccatttatatttatatagagCCTAAATTACTTGATTGATCCTTTTTAAGAGTATACCACTGACAAGTCCAGTTCAGCTGGAAACTAACTTTCTTAGTGTCAAATTGAGAGACACAATtttgtttgattaaaaaaaaaaaatgtaatctcTTAACAGATAATTACTGCATGTACCCTCCTACTCTTAAGTAGCTCTTCTTTTTTTCAATTGTATTTGATTCTCAGTTTCTTCCAAAAATATGAAATGCTTGAATCATTTTATGGCCCAACCGACAAGTTCCTTATTGCTTTTCACTTGCAGATGAGGCACTTAAGCTCTGGAAAGTGCTTGGCACACTGCAGGGACAGAATCACTGTTATATCTCATCTGCTGCTGTTCCCACTTTTCTTTAAGTTCTCCCAGTCGTCTCTGATTTATCTCTAGTTATTCTCAGCATTTTCACTTTGTAGTTCAGGAACATGGAATGTGAGCTCCCAAACTGTGCCATGTGGCTTAGTTTCTCCTGCAAAGTATCAGCACATAATGCTGTGGTTGTGAATTGTCTGTGTTAAGCTGTTCATAGACATTTTCTGTTTTCCATGTTTGTACGATGGTGTCTATTCTTGTAAATGTTGGACTACTTTCAAAAGTGATGTTAGTTGAATACCACAAAAGGGGCAAACAGAAGGATGTAGCAGGAAAAACAAGTAATAAGTAGTTGTTAGGTTGGATGTTAGAGAAGGTGGGACCAATACGTTTGCAAATTCCTCATAGAGTTCTGCCTTTTCAAAATGAAGGATTTCCTCTTATTTCCTTTTGTTACGTTTTCATGTTGATCAGGATATCACTAGGTATTCAGTTATGGGTTTTGTTTGGCTGTGTATAATATCCTTGTTATGTACATGGACTTTATTGTCTATCAGTGTGTGTATATTGCGTGCATTCGGAATACCAGTTCTTTAAGGAAATCATTGCTCACTTGTGGAGGAGATTTTTTATCATTAATGGATTTGAATGTTACTAAAAAAAAGTAGGCTGTAGCTGCTTTAATATATTAAACGCCCAAAGTCTTGAAAACTTCATTAGAGATGGGTATTTttgatatatgtaaaatagttccAGTTACAAATGAGTACATTCTCAAAAGTATTAGGCTTACTTGTCTTCTGTCCTTGTCCATTAATGTTGAGTGAGTCTTAATTCTGATGTCCTTCAGGATGCAGAAAATGCAATTGTGCACATGGGAGGCCAGTGGTTGGGCGGCCGACAGATCAGAACTAACTGGGCAACACGAAAACCACCTGCTCCTAAAAGTACACAAGAAAGTAAGATGCTTATGTTAACCTTGTACCAGCTCTGCACGTTTTCTCTCATGCAGGACTTCATAATGTTGAGTTAGCTATGCACCTTAGCTATCAAATTCACTTCATTTGTAATTCAATATGCATTTTACTCCTATATATTCAGGAATGGGGAAAAAACTAGTATTGCCTTAATTAcaacttttatttttcctgttgATTTGTCTTAAAATATTGAGCAGATTTGTCAAATATAGAACTTTGTAATGATATGAATGTTTTCAAATGACCGTTTCTATCTATAGATAGTACGAAACAACTGAGATTTGAAGACGTAGTAAATCAGTCCAGTCCAAAAAATTGTACTGTTTACTGTGGAGGAATTGCCTCTGGACTAACAGGTATGACCCACATTTATTTGGGGGAAAGGGGTTAAATAACTAGTGCGTTTGAGGACCAAAGGTTGCTAAtaaagttaaaatattttctgtttcagATCAACTTATGAGGCAGACATTTTCACCATTTGGGCAGATTATGGAAATAAGAGTTTTTCCAGAAAAAGGTTACTCATTTGTCAGGTAGGGCTGTTAAAATAAATCTATAATTGTTTAATGTATTAGTGTTTCATACGTTGTTCTGTAATGTGCTTGAATTAGCAGTGCTCTTAAATCAAAAGCTGTCACTGCTGCAGTATACATTTGTAAGAGAAACTGAAGCTTTAAAAGTTGTTATAGATTTGGCTCCTCAGAAATAAAGACCTACAGAAGCAGCGCAAAGTGGTGTAAGGTTTTTGCATTTCTTATGATTAGGGCTGTCTGAGTAACTGatatttgggggtgggaggagtggtcaaccacaaacaaaatattttcagcttTCAACAAACTTAAAAGTTAAAAAACCCACCTTGCTTAGATTGAgttaataaaaatgaatttgaaattcAGACATTTCGACTGACCCAAATCTGCATAGGGGTGTGGAGGGTGGCAGAGAGCTTCAGTTAATTTTTTTAACCAGCTCAGCTTGTGATGCACAAAGTCACAGTCCTTAACGTTAAAGTAATAGCACTATATTATGGTAAAACATAGCCTTAATTTCATTTCTATATTTAGGTTTTCAACCCATGAAAGTGCAGCACATGCTATTGTTTCAGTCAATGGAACTACAATTGAGGGACATGTTGTTAAATGTTATTGGGGTAAAGAATCTCCTGACATGACTAAAAACTTCCAACAGGTAATTACATTGtaaatctattttttttccataagaAAGCTGTGTGAGGTATAAGACCAATGCCTTTCCTCACTGATAATTCTTAGTTATTAATAATGTAATACAGTATAATCAGTGATATGCATTGTCTGATCTTTTTTTGGTAGTGCACATTGCAGTTCACTACCAGATTGGGCTTGTGGCTTTGTGGGAACATAACTTGTTGTTTGAATATGCAGTTTTGGAAAATATCTTAATTCTAGCTAAATGAGTGTGGCAACAACCAACATCCACAGCCAGATATTTTATGGTGGTAATGAAATGTTAAGTTCCTTTATCACAAAGGCAGTTCTTTTTTTCAATAATTAAAGCAAAGAACTGTAGCTCTAGCAGTGTCATAACTCCTTAGCTCAGGATTTCACTCTTACCAGCAAATATAAAATGTAATATCTGTCAGTTGtactttaaattaattttttatttagGTTGACTACAGTCAGTGGGGGCAATGGAGTCAAGTCTATGGAAATCCACAGCAGTATGGGCAATATATGGCCAATGGATGGCAAGTACCATCTTATGGAATGTATGGTCAAGCATGGAATCAACAGGGATTTGGAGTAGAGTAAGTGATTATACTTGTTTCAGGTACTTTTAAAAAGAGAGTTTTATTTCTCCAGAAATGTTAATGTCAGTAACGCCATTCAGACGGGTGCTGTGGACCTCCTGGGAGGTACAGCTTGGTATGAGAGCATCATTGCCACGTTATGCAAAAACCTTGACTCACTTCAGATTAATTTGATATCAGCAGTGCTCGTGGTATCAAACCTTTCTAGCCAAGTTCTGTGCACTAGAAAGCTTAGGTTTGTTGAATCTCTCACTCTCAGAGGAGTTTATTCAGTGCATTATGATTTCTGTTTCTTTCAGTATTTTTGAGCATATTGGTGTTCTCAGACCAAAGATGGCCAGTGGACCTTTTGTTTGGTAGATGTTACGAAGCTTGACTCAAAAGAATTTTAGCAGTTGACTTTTTCAGTGCTCCTAAAAAAGTAGCTGAGAGCTGTCACAATGACTTGTAACTCAAAAGCATTCATCTAAGGTCCGACTGCAGAACTGGTCATTCATCTGTTCATagaagtatttaaaatatttgtcctgaaccatttttttaaatggtcttAATTTTGTAATACTCTTCTGAAGACTTTACAGTAATATTTTTCACAGATTTATCAGCATGttcctccactcccacccatgTGTCTCCATTATGTGTACTTTTTTTAAACATGTGCATGAATGATGTTGATAGAGGTTTTGCGCAGCTCTtggaataataataatgcttGCTGTAAAACCAGCTGAGAAGTTTAATATTCTTTGTCTTTAGCCAAGTGTTTCCTTCATTTCAGATTGATTTTATAGCATTTAGATTTCTATTTGAAACAAAGCCAAAAAAGTGGAGTATAGCTATAGCAAGAGTTATATTTAAATTATGCATGTATTGAAGTATTACACAAAAACCTAATTAGATTAAATAATTTATCCTTTAATACTATATTGAAATCTTTCTTGCATTTGAATATTAATGGAAAATGTGCAATATACATTACTGAGCTTATAAAATTAAGTTGCTTCAGATGCTGAGAAGTTGCCACGTCATCAGCTCCTGTAGATAATAAAACTGTACTGGatccagaaagttcttgaaaCGAATGGAATGTTTCTTCTCCATATAAGCTAAGCCAAATTTAGTGTGTTTTGTTTAACTTGAAAGGGGTACATTTAAAATTGATttccttttatgtatttgaataATGTCTCTTTGCTTTGGAGACTGCTAGCTACCATGTAGATTTCTTGATTTGCGGGGTTTTCCAGAGGCAGGCACATTTTATGATTAAAAGCCTGCTCTAAAATCTTCCTCTACGTGCATTGTTTGTGAGAAGTTGGGAAGTTTTTGACTTTGGTAGGAGAAGGTAATAGAAGCAATATCAGATTTTGTGTCTGTTTATAAATAACTTGATTGTCTTGccttttttgtatttgtttgtttgtttgtttgtttctaaagcCAATCTCCCTCTGCTGCCTGGATGGGTGGATTTGGTGCTCAGCCTGCCCAAGGACAAGGTGCTCCTGTAATACCTAATCAAGCTGGATATGGTATGGCAAGTTACCAAACACAGTGAGCTGGGACTCTGTGTAAGCGTGTGTATTTCATGATAGGCTTCAGTTTCCAGTGATACTCTGAAGACTGGAATGTAGACACCggaagaagaaaatatttattttaaaaatggaaatgtttgGAACCTTTAGCACAGCTTTGCTTTGGTGAAGAACACACGTCTTCTAGTTCTGCCTTTTTAAGTTTTTTTGTTCATGATGGATATGAACATGTTTTTCTTTGTGTacaaaaactaaaataaagtcAATAAAGACAATTCTGACTACAAATTTTGATATAGTAAGATAAATGGCTAATGAATTTGATCCATAGATTACCATTCCATTTTTTTCGTTCTGTCTTCAGTGTTTTACATCCctatgctttttaaaaagaaatgacaTTGAAAAACAGTACGTTGTTTTCAGTTAAACACAAATCCTGAAATTAACTGTGGACCAATCATTATACCCTGTAAGACAGTAGTGATTTTTCATTAAATATGAGGGCATTATTCAGAAAACATACATGCTcttagaatatttttttaaaatgtttaatttttctaTGTGCTTAAAGAAACTGAAATCTGATTGAATAAACTTTCATTTAAGCTGAAAAACATTACTGTCTGAACAATTTGCTGTCCACATTCAGGCACATATTAAAACTTTTTGACTCTGGTTTGCTTATTAAAACTAGTAATTGCATTTAATTTTGAGAAGCAAAAATGTTTTTGCAAGTATGGTGTTTGTATTAGGCAGTCATACTTGTGCTTTTTGCCTAAAGTTTGAAGGCTACACATTGTAAATATTTAATAACTACAATGTTTCAAAAGCATGCTCAAACATAGAAGTAGCAATGTAATTATTCAAAGTAATACTTAATATACTCTGCTGCTTTAAATGCAGTAGACTGACAAGAATGTGCAAGACTGACATTTCCAAAGTTGGCTATTATGTAAAGTTACATAAATTACTGTACAAAGAGCCttaattttaatttcagaaatcCTTTAATGTATCACCTTTTTGTCACTAGAAATCTGATTTTTTTGCTTTACATTATTTGGTATGTAAATACCTTCGTTAACAACCTTGTAAACCTATATCAAGGTTATTATAAGTTGTATAGTATCTTCAGTGTTTTGAAAAATCTAGGGATGTTTTTTAAGCCTAGAAATATTTTGCCCAAGAATTTTTTAATAAGATTGTTAAAAACATCTTATTTTACAGAATATTCAATGTGCCATTTGGCAAATGGAGATGCAGTTGAAACAGTACACTGAGTTGTGACTTATTTTTAACTAAAGTTTTTGTCTTTATGGGTGGTTTGCATGTGCTGAACCTGTACAGAGGCTGGGTTGTTTGTGTACTGAGTGTGTAAATGGGTAAATCATGAAGATGTTTAAATGGTATACTTGGGTTATTTCTGACTTATTTTATGGATACATTGATATAAACTGCCTCAATAAATTTGAAGTTGAAAATGAATGTAAGTTAGCTATAAATACTGTGTTTTACCTGTGACAGCTAGGGGGTGCAAATGTTTCAGCTTTTTATTTGAATATACTGAGACAAGCACttggtattttgtttttgtttggttttttttgtttttgtttttctttttttttttggtttgttttttaaagcatatAGGAACATGCTGTGGTAGTCCAGGGAAGTAAACTTGCATTAAAAATGGAATGTTTCATTCAATTCCAGAAGTGTCTGAGAATCTAGATATTTTAGCCTGTTCTGATTCTTTCATAGATATTTTAATTTCGAGTTAGAATAGGATTTTGAAATGGAAGATTGCAGTTTAATATTAGAAATCAGGCCAAGCTGTAAAATGACTACATATTTTACTGCTGTAGAGAATCAAATGGTTTATTCATTCCTTTTTCAGACAAATCACTTATAGAACCCTTATCATGGAGATCAGTTTGAAAGGGGGGAGTCCTAAAAGAAATTAGAGGTCAGTTATACCTGCAGATTCATACATGCAAATCTGCTGCACACCTTATGCATGCAATATTGTCTGGAGTCAGTGTGGAGCCCAAGTTCTTCTGATGACAAAAGTTTGTCCTTTATCTCTCTGCTTCTTCTTTACCTTCTGTTCTACTCAAGACAGAAGTGTCAGTGGAAATCTTGATTCTAAATTTTGTATTTATGTATTTAAGTGAAGATTGGCTAATACATAGGAGACAAAAAATTTACAAGTCTGACTTTTTATAATACCTGGTTAAAATGTCATAAATCATGAGTTATTTGAATTTTCAGTTTAGTTTATTTGCTTCCATGTGAAGCGTAGAGTTTCTCCTTGATAGTAGGTGTTGGAATATAGCAGTAAAATTGTTAATGTGTTTTTGGTTTGTACAGTGACTTGAGCAAGTAAGTTCTTCCATGAGATCGCTCAATATTTAGATGCTGCATGTACATCACTACATAAATATCCCATTGAAGATGGGCAAGATCTCAGCACGCAGGACTTAGAAGGCTGATATGTCcactgcaggactgggccctacctgattcttctcctcctccccctacagCGCTGTTAGTTTCTAATTGTTTATTGTTACGTAGTTTTACTTTAAACACTGATATTTTTTGCAGGATACTCAAGGTACAAGAGTTTGTGTCTTTAGACTAATGATTCTATAGCACTCTGACAAAGAATTCATGCTTTGATTGCTTTCACCTCATAAAGAGTTCTGGGGGAATTCTGTAATTTTACTCTGGCTTCACATGCAGCAATTGCAGAATTTCCCTAGGACTGACATCACTGAGAgttgcttttcattttttcacACCAAAGAGCCTCTTGCACCATTTTATTTTCATGAATGACTTTTAATCCACCATGCTGTCCAGCTGCAGAAGTCAACCACTGCATTACGCCTTGCTACTAGGATTCTGGATTTCaataacattgattttttttgtggCTGAAGttgatggatgagcctgaaacaaGATTGTAATCAACATTTTCAGAAAGCGTTTAAATAAAAACTCCTACTGTCATTTAAGTTGTTCTCCCTCTGCCTCTTACTGTAAATtcttaaaaataatacaaaactGACTTCATAAATTGTGCACATGCATTTATGTATaaagtattttatatatatttatatgtacaTTTTAATACTTTTTTCATACAGATCGCTGTTAAATGTATTTACAATGCAGAGAATTAGGTCCTTGTCAGATTTCTTATCAAAAAATTCCCCAGTGAATCTAGTCAGTAAGTTCTAAAAgacttgcattttttttaattacaagtgGTTTTGCTCCACTTTTCTAAATGATTGAGCCACTTACCCTATGACTTTTTACGAAAAATCATTTATAACCTGAAAACAAATGTAGAACATCTCAATTTCAAAATTAAGTTTGAAAGCATAAGCACCTGAGAAAAGTCCTCCAGAATGCAAACACTTGTTTCACTGTTTCAAACAGTACCCGTTTGCGTGTTTTACTGTAGGTCTGCCTGCGTCTTTGCTCCTCTGGAGATTTTAGGCATCAATATCCCTTTGCCCCGCTTTAGCATGGTGCAGGAGAACTACTCTCAGGCCAgaggtggttgagaaggaactgaaaCCAAGTAGCAATCTTCTTTGTCTTTACCATAAGAGTGTACAGTTCTAGTTTTTTAACTCCTATTACAgtttccattgatttttccctcccCCCTTCTTTTATTTGGTTTCTGTTAATTTTATCTAAGTTTAAAGCTTATTCCTTTTACCcctgtctctccctctccttttcccCCTGGTCTGTGGCTTGCCTCCAGTAAGGGGcatgcccagctcccccaggttTAATAGGTGCCTCTCCTGCAGAGAAGACACTTTTGCTCTATCTGCTGGACCATGTGCCAACAACATAAGTCTAGACCCCCCTGTAGAACCGAGAGTAAAATATGAAACTCCTCACCCAGCAAGGTGTACACTCTTAAACTGGTATCCAGTTCCAGTCACATACCTCCTCTGGGGTGAAGATTGTGCCCAGAGCCTTCCACTTCTAAGGAGGAAGAGCCAGTGAGGAAAACTCCCTTCTTATGGTCTCCGAAaacagagcagcaccccctcaagctgaggctgtgtctgtactatgAGCTAAAATgaactttattaaaattgatttattaacgcTGGCTTTTATGCATttaattttgagcatcttcactttcccccatgctccccacaaaattgacttgcTGCCACACActagtagcttaaattgagtgctgcagcagtgtgttgtgggaacccatcccacagttccccaagccccatagcattctggctgttccactggtgcagcatgggaaaaaaatgccccccaAGTAGATGTTGGTATCTGATGAGATCTTCCCACATTTAattcccttctttcccctgctgtgttaaagtccctttttccTGATGAGGGGGTCTGGCTTGCCTATatgagatgtgctttttataattgaggggaggggttgTAAACCTGTCCCgactgacaggtttttgaaaacagaatgCAAAAACACTGGacctttgcaggcttggatctggatttagacctcctggcaaagacgaCCCTCAGGAGAAGAATATTTTTAAGTAGACGCAGCTGCTACACGAACTgtaatgaatcattgaaacagttatggctcggagtggctaaaagaccccagactatatAACCAGCCCCGAATGTTGTGTCAGCCAAGGGAGATTTCCCTGGGGTGGCTagaagaccccagactacagccaggtttggacctgccaaaaaagaccttCAAAAGAATGTTCTTTGCTGCCAGCCTTACTTAGAGAACTGTGAAAagaacagtaaagtagcactttaaagactaacaaaacaatttattaggtgagctttcatgggacagacccgcttcttcagaccgtagccataccagaacagactcgatatttaaggcacagagagccaaaaatagtaatcgaggttaacaaatcagaaaaaaaattaaaggtgaCCAATTCAGAGAggtgctcttttgcatacttggcttaagctAGTTCTTGACACCCCCTGCCtacactgatttgctcaccttgataatttgttttctgatttgtcaaccttgattactatttttggttctctgtgccttaaatatcgagtctgttctggtctggctacggtctgaagaagcaggtctgtcccatgaaagctcacctaataattttgttagtctttaaagtgctactttgctgcttttttgtttttatagtatatagactatcatggctttctctctgttacttagagAACTGTGGTCACTGTATGGCTACTATATTGCCTTCATAGAAACAGTTacagcttggggcagctaaaagacctcacggctacagccagcacccgaaaATTGTCACCACTGAGGGAGATTTCTTCTGGGTGGCTAAAATacccctgactacagccagcacccaaaaatcatgaccactgaggggacttcccctgggtggctgaaagatgcctggctgcagccagtcccttggcctttggctaaagcccatccaaaaatttcctctgagaaGACAGCCACACTAGTAACAAAGCATTtccttctgttgcccaaaaatcatgAGTGAGCAGGGAGATTCTCCCTGGCTGGCTATaggaccctcaccacatgcaagctgcctggtaCCTTGCAGTGcatatccttttattggttcagggtcaagccatgtgatgcagctgtgcGTGGGAAAGTTAAAGGCTGCATTGCATCtccatgggggaagggaggggatctggggggtcaggacaaaatgtaagtggctgaaaaatTTCTTGTCTGAGCCCTACCCcgacccacagactagctgccatgtgatacatgcgagggaaagttccagaatgcgtggCACCTCTCAGGGAGAGGATATGGGGGACAGgaaaacatgtaaatggctgaaaagtttctaggggctagtgtagatgtagcctcagtctgAGCCACAGTTTTCGTATGACCACCTGTGGTTGCCACTTCCACCGCCCCTGCCTTTTCCTCAACCCATGTAGCTATACCGAGACCCAAGGGAAATCCACTGAGGCTATACTTCTTCGGCACCGAGCATCACCTAACATAGATCAGTCTTCTTAAGCCTCTGCATCCAAAGTCCCAGAACCAGCAGGAACAGGAGTccagactggaagaagaaactatgCCACCAGTGAATAGCCCCTGCCTCTGATGAGGCTGTGATTCCCCCTCTGCCATCCATGAGGGatgatttttaaactgttttgaaATCTCACAAAAAGGGTGTCCCACACTACAAATTCCTCTTGAGGAGGTGGGAAAATACTGACCATGAGTAGCTATACTGTATTCCTCCCATTACTCCTTAAGAATTGCTTTCCCTgtcaatgagatgattccagatCCTGTGACGATCATTCAGTAAATGTCAGGTTCTATTGCACCAAAATGTAAAATGGTCAATAACAAGTGCTATGTGACCTCCAAGGATATGGAATTCCTTTTTTGCCTCCTCCCGCTACCTCCATTCTTGTGGATGCTGTGAACTCCCATGGCTGTCAGCATCATATTAAATCCATCCCTTATGGCAGAGATTGGGAAAGGCTTGAGTTATTTGGTAGAAAGCCAGTACTCCTTGGTGACCTTGCAATTCAGGATTGCAAATTACCAAACCTTAATGAATTATGACCACCTGAACTATTCTAAATGGAGTGCATTTTATTGTGCTTCTGGCAGACGGTCACTGGGACCAGTTCAAGTCATTATACACAAGGGAGAATTAATAGCAAGCATGGCACTGCACATCACACTAGATGCCACTGATTCAGCAGCCCTCTTTGCATCAGCAACAGTGATGCAATAAGGATCATAGTTACATGTCTCAGGACTGCTGAAGGAGGTAGAGATGACAGTTAAATACCTCCTTTTTGAGGACTCCAGACATTTTGCAGACGAGGGTTCCAAGGCCACAGTATGCTTGCTAGGGATCTACACATCAGGACGGATAATGAAATTCAATCCCTAGTGATCCCAGAGATTCTGACCACCCCAATAC
This window harbors:
- the TIAL1 gene encoding nucleolysin TIAR isoform X1, giving the protein MEDDGQPRTLYVGNLSRDVTEVLILQLFSQIGPCKSCKMITEQPDSRRVNSSVGFSVLQHTSNDPYCFVEFYEHRDAAAALAAMNGRKILGKEVKVNWATTPSSQKKDTSNHFHVFVGDLSPEITTEDIKSAFAPFGKISDARVVKDMATGKSKGYGFVSFYNKLDAENAIVHMGGQWLGGRQIRTNWATRKPPAPKSTQENSTKQLRFEDVVNQSSPKNCTVYCGGIASGLTDQLMRQTFSPFGQIMEIRVFPEKGYSFVRFSTHESAAHAIVSVNGTTIEGHVVKCYWGKESPDMTKNFQQVDYSQWGQWSQVYGNPQQYGQYMANGWQVPSYGMYGQAWNQQGFGVDQSPSAAWMGGFGAQPAQGQGAPVIPNQAGYGMASYQTQ
- the TIAL1 gene encoding nucleolysin TIAR isoform X2, yielding MEDDGQPRTLYVGNLSRDVTEVLILQLFSQIGPCKSCKMITEHTSNDPYCFVEFYEHRDAAAALAAMNGRKILGKEVKVNWATTPSSQKKDTSNHFHVFVGDLSPEITTEDIKSAFAPFGKISDARVVKDMATGKSKGYGFVSFYNKLDAENAIVHMGGQWLGGRQIRTNWATRKPPAPKSTQENSTKQLRFEDVVNQSSPKNCTVYCGGIASGLTDQLMRQTFSPFGQIMEIRVFPEKGYSFVRFSTHESAAHAIVSVNGTTIEGHVVKCYWGKESPDMTKNFQQVDYSQWGQWSQVYGNPQQYGQYMANGWQVPSYGMYGQAWNQQGFGVDQSPSAAWMGGFGAQPAQGQGAPVIPNQAGYGMASYQTQ
- the TIAL1 gene encoding nucleolysin TIAR isoform X3 — protein: MDARVVKDMATGKSKGYGFVSFYNKLDAENAIVHMGGQWLGGRQIRTNWATRKPPAPKSTQENSTKQLRFEDVVNQSSPKNCTVYCGGIASGLTDQLMRQTFSPFGQIMEIRVFPEKGYSFVRFSTHESAAHAIVSVNGTTIEGHVVKCYWGKESPDMTKNFQQVDYSQWGQWSQVYGNPQQYGQYMANGWQVPSYGMYGQAWNQQGFGVDQSPSAAWMGGFGAQPAQGQGAPVIPNQAGYGMASYQTQ